The Mycolicibacterium mageritense genome contains a region encoding:
- a CDS encoding acyl-CoA dehydrogenase family protein, translated as MDFTPNPEQQAVADVVTSVLERDNSWDALVSGGVTALAVPERLGGDGLGLLEVATALTEIGRHGTISPALATLGLGLVPLLDLASEAQQDRYLAGVAKGDVLSAALNEPGAQLPDRPATTYSDGKLNGVKTGVPYAGSAQWLLVTADTAVVIVAPTAAGVTVTKTPTANGSDEYVVTFADVEVPAGDVLDGATAHRVNQLALATTGAFAAGLVAGALRLTADYVATREQFGRPLSTFQTVAAQLSEVYIASRTIDLVATSATWRLSEGLDTEDDLAILGYWVTSQAPPAMRTCHHLHGGMGMDITYPMDRYYSSIKDLARLLGGPLRRLDLVGA; from the coding sequence GTGGATTTCACACCGAACCCCGAGCAGCAGGCTGTTGCCGATGTGGTGACGTCCGTGCTGGAGCGGGACAATAGTTGGGACGCACTGGTTTCCGGTGGCGTGACGGCACTCGCGGTGCCCGAACGGCTCGGTGGCGACGGCCTGGGCCTGCTCGAGGTCGCGACCGCGCTCACCGAGATCGGGCGCCACGGCACCATCAGCCCCGCCCTGGCCACGCTCGGTCTTGGCCTGGTCCCGCTGCTGGACCTGGCCTCGGAGGCGCAGCAGGACCGCTACCTCGCCGGGGTGGCTAAAGGCGACGTGTTGTCGGCAGCGCTCAACGAGCCGGGCGCCCAGCTCCCGGACCGGCCCGCCACGACCTATTCCGACGGCAAGCTCAACGGTGTGAAAACCGGTGTGCCCTATGCCGGATCGGCGCAGTGGCTGCTGGTGACCGCCGACACGGCCGTCGTGATCGTGGCGCCGACCGCGGCCGGCGTCACGGTGACGAAGACGCCCACGGCCAACGGCTCCGACGAATATGTGGTGACCTTCGCCGACGTCGAGGTGCCGGCCGGCGACGTGCTCGACGGCGCGACCGCTCACCGGGTCAACCAGCTGGCGCTGGCGACCACGGGTGCTTTCGCGGCAGGTCTGGTCGCGGGTGCGCTGCGGCTCACCGCCGACTACGTCGCGACCCGCGAGCAGTTCGGCCGCCCGCTGTCGACCTTCCAGACCGTGGCAGCTCAGCTGTCGGAGGTCTACATCGCCTCGCGGACCATCGACCTGGTGGCGACGTCGGCGACGTGGCGGTTGAGTGAAGGCCTCGACACCGAGGACGATCTGGCCATCCTCGGGTACTGGGTGACGTCGCAGGCACCCCCGGCGATGCGGACCTGCCATCATCTGCACGGCGGCATGGGCATGGACATCACCTACCCGATGGACCGTTACTACTCGTCGATCAAGGATCTGGCCCGGTTGCTGGGCGGTCCGCTGCGTCGTCTCGATCTGGTGGGAGCGTAG